In Zingiber officinale cultivar Zhangliang chromosome 1A, Zo_v1.1, whole genome shotgun sequence, the DNA window AGATCAAAAGAGACCTCAGGGCTGGCTCAAGGCatggcctatgcctagggcccctaTTATATTGGGGCCCacaaattttacatatatatctatataaatcaaatatgaatattaattttaaaatatatgagTTTAGATATTAAGTATTTAAAATTAtagctaaaataaattttagtcgaGATTTATTTTCATtggtagttttaattttttactagctaaactatatttggtcaaaaaattaaaattttttataaattaaatctggatcgtttttatttttttactcatgttagatttaattgataattttaatttttttcctattaaaattagatttggttggtaattttttttatttttttattaaaatttaattagtaattttaaattttttactgttaaaaaattaatttattaatcaaaattaaattttgttaataaattaaaaatatttatcgattatacttaattaatagtttttttataaaaatatgatatttaatATTGTAGTATTATTTGTTTCttaacttttatttttctttcactttTTCAATAATTCACCATCGATATTTTCTAgctaaatatttttgactaaataaattttattaataatttatcaaaattaaaattgataaaaagacATTTTAGTTCACGAAACTTCCATCAATAAAGGATTTCGAGGAAGAGTATATTATAAGTAGTGACTATATCTAGTAGTCAAACCTATTTCTTCTAGGTCACACAATAATTTTACCGTTATGTCGAGACTTTCCTTCCTCGAAGTtaaaaataattgatatttttaaaaaaaaaattgtaattaaaatgtatattaataatATTCCAATAATTGATTACTTGTTTCTAAATtagttaatataaaatattttaaatttttaggtttgACCTAAGATAAAATTATTGCTACTTAGCCTAGTTGACTACCACTTCCAATTGTATAAATAATCATTGACAATATATAAAATTgtccttttaaattttactaataaaaataaatgtcGCCCCAGGGACATAGTTGAGTTGACTAATACTTAATAGATATTGTTACAATGAGCAAGGTGTCGAATCTcgacaaaaccaagaaaaatacTCTTCCCACAGTGACCAACTGTAGCTTTCCGATTTATCTCCTTACAGATGCTTGTAGGGTCGATCGTGTTGGACTGTTAGGGTGGCAAATTCCACCTTTTGctataactaataaaattaaatatttctaataatatttatttaaagaaatattaattttttttcatggtTTAAAGTGTCATGTCGAAACAGGCGAAACGCCTCGTTCCGCTTGGCGACCGGTACCGGCACGACCCCGGCACCAGACCCACGACAGGTGCGACGTGTTGCGCGACCCCGTGGTCACAGCGGAGGAGTCATTCGATCCTGCAACAGTAGCGGAGGGGTCATTACGATCCTGTAACAGTAGCGGAGGTGCGAcgtctttgttttgtttttgctGTTCTTTTGGCTTGCAGATCTGAAAGAAGAGCAAAGATTTGCTCTCTTCTGCAATCAGATGGCGGTGTCACTAACAGTGGGGGGATGGTTGGCGCAGGCCTTTATCCAGACCTTGATCGATAAGGCCAGCGACAAAGCCATCCAACTGTTTGCCGAGCGCCGGGGTTTTGCAGAGGACATGAAAAAGCTGCACACGTCGCTGCTGCAGACGCAAATCACCCTTGACGAGGTACAGAGTAGTCGGAGCAACAACATCAAGTGGAAGACATTGATGCAGGAACTCAAGGATGCTTCTTATGATGCTGAGGATTTGATAGATGAGTTCCAATACAATATCCTCAGGCAGAAGATCAAAGGTGAAGAAGAGGACAAGGCAAGTGGCTCCAGTGGCCTTCTAAGCATTTTGCCTGCTGCAAAAAAATTGTTTGGTTCTTCCTATGATGAGAGAGCTAGAGTGAGGGAGATTCAAGGAAGGTTGGAGACTAGTATGAAGAGCATCGTGAATCTGCCAGCAACACATGATAGAGGGAAGCAACCTGAGGTGAAGTTTCAGGCCAGAGAATCATGCTCTTCCCCGGTGGCAGACAAATTGATTGGCAGAGAGAAAGAACTGAATCAAGTGGTAGAGTGGTTGTTGGGGTCAGCTAATCAGGTGGAACCTGCATCCGGATTTGTCAACGATACCTTCTCTATCTTGCCCATTGTCGGGATAGGAGGTGCTGGAAAGACTACTCTTGTTTAGTATGCGCACAAAGACAATAGAGTTCAGGATCATTTTCACCTCAAGATTTGGGTCTGTGTGTATGACAATTTCACTGTGTAGGGACTCACTAAATCTATAATAGAGTCAGTAACTCTACAAAAACAAGGTGAGAATATGGGATTAGAACCTCTTCAAAAAATACTCCATCAGCATATTGTGAAAAAGAAGTTTCTGCTTGTTCTTGACGACGTGTGGAGCGATGATAAGAGTATCTGGGAGAAATTCTGTGCACTACTCAAAGTTGGAGCTCATGGTAGCAAAATCATTGTTACAACTCGGGGCATGAAAGTTTCTAAAATGGTTAGCCTGGCAGAACCAATCTTGCTCCATGGTTTAGACGAAGATGCCTTTTGGCAATTGTTCAACGAATGCTCATTTGGCACACTCAACCCTGAAGACTATCCAGGGCTAGAAGACATTGGTAGAAAGATTGTTCGCAAGTTGAACGGCTCACCATTAGCTGCAAAGACAATTGGCAGGGTTCTGCGATCAAATATATGCCAGCAACACTGGGCCACCGTAATGGAGAGTGACATATGGAAAGCaaaacaagatgaagatgatatTATGCCAGCTCTGCAGTTAAGTTATCAATATCTTGATGAAAATTTGAAGCATTGTTTTGCTTTTTGCTCGTTGTTTCCTATAGATCACAAATTCGATAAAACTGAGTTGGTTCGAATGTGGATGGCTGAAGGCTTCATTAATGAAGATAAAAACACAAAGAGTATGGAAGACGTTGGAAGTGACTATTTTCTTGAGTTTGTTAACAGTTCTTTTTTTCAAGAATCCAGATATCATTATGAATTTTGGGATGGATTTGGGATTAGAATTGTGATGCATGACCTTATACATGATTTAGCTGAGATGATTTCTACGGAAGAGACATGCAGGATTGAAAATAGCAGACACACAAAGCCGGCTTCCACAACTCGACATTTACgagtagaaaaagaaaaattgCCGCTGGAGTTCTCAGGATACAACAAGTTGCGTACCTTGGTGTTGAAACTTTCACTACCCGATAGCAGCCTCTTTGAAATACTAAGAAGCATTCGCGTTCTGGTTGTAAGTTGGTGTGGCTTGCTGGAGTTATCTGAGCGTATTGGTAAATTGATTCACCTCCGTTATCTTGATATATCatattctaaaattaaaattttgcctGACTTATTATGTGACCTTTATAATTTGCAAACACTGAAGGCAGAATATTGTTATGAACTAGAGTCCATACCACAAGAATTGGGTAAATTGGTCAATTTGAGACACTTTGATAtatcaaacaattttaaaattaaaattctgccCGACTCATTGTGCGACCTTTATAATTTGCAAACACTGAAGGTAAATGGTTGTTCTGAACTAGAGTCTATACCACAAGAATTGGGTAAGTTGGTCAATCTGAGACACATTGATGCAGATAAAAAAATTTGGTTGATGATAAAGGATGTATGGAGACTAACTAATCTTCAAGAATTGCCAACATTTAGTGTTCGAGAGGATGATGAACTCAAACTTGGACAACTAAAGGATTTGACACAGCTTCATGGAACACTTTGTATTCAAAATCTTGAGAATGTTGTTGATGGCAAAGAAGCACAGCGGGCTAAGTTAAAGAGCAAAGTCCACCTAAAAGAATTGGTGTTGGAATGGAATCTGAGATTGGATGGTGCGAAGGATGCCAAATTGGACGAGGAAGTAATTGAAGTTCTGCAGCCACATGAATCACTCAAAATATTGACAATTAGATGGTACAATGGAGGTAGGTCGCCTAGTTGGTTGATGCCAAAAGTTCTACCCAATTTGGAAAAACTTGAATTAGAAAATTGCATGGAGTGGGATGACGTTCTGCCATTTATTGGTCAACGTTTGCATCTAATTGAACTTCGCATGACCGGCATGCCTGCTTTGAAACGACTGAGTCATGAATTTGAAGGCAAGTGTTTTCCAAAGTTGCAAGTGCTTAAGTTATGCAAATTTAAAGCACTGAGAGAGTGGTCTTGCACTGAGGGCAAAGATCTATTTCCCTGCCTGCGTGAACTTTGTGTCATAGATTGTCCCAAACTAAAGAGATTACCGCCCTTCCCTCCTTccctagaaatgttgacaatagAATGCTGTCCCAGGCTCATATTAAATAGCAAAACGGAAGATGACGAGGAAGGTGGCCGCCATCTACCGCCGTCACTCAAGGAATTGAAAAATATGCAAAACTTTTGTCCGACTGCTTGCACAACCTTACTCGATTGGAAATAAATGATTGTCTATACATACCGTCTATTTCTCTGGTTCAACTGGTCGAACTGCAATGCTTGTGCATCTCTGATTGTGATGAGTTGAGAAGGATAGAGTGCCTAGGACTCCTTAAATCCCTCAAAGAATTGAAGATTGTAGAATGTCCTAAGCTGGTTCAGTTGGATGTAGGAGATGAGCAAGCAGGAAGCTTGTCATCTCTGCGTAAATTATGCGTGGACAATACTGCTCTGCTTAAAATGTTTCTTTTAAGAAACTCACTGCCATTCATCACAGAACTTGAAATTGAGTCATGTTCTGAGGAGGTGATATTTGTAGAGCCGATATGGGTGCCAAGCCTCACTGCTGTTACATCTCTAACTTTGCATAATTGCAAGAAACTACAATATCTGCCGACAGAGCTGCTGCATGGACTCACTCCTCGTCTCCAATGCCTACAGATATATGGCTGTCCACATATTCAACTTCAAGCGATACCAGAGAACTTGCTTCCCATCATCCCATTCATGTCACTATTATCTTTGAATAGGCTGAAGTAGTCAGAAAAGTTCAATGCGGATCGGAAGGGATAGTAAGTATCTTTGACTCCCGTTATTTTCATGTATAtattactcttatttttcatttttgtatcatatttttagtTAATCTCAGCAATAGAAGAATCATGGTCTCTCTCTTCAAGTATATATGGCTCATCAACTTCTTCTTTTGccatacattttttttttgtccaaGCTTTTAGGTCTTTGATATAATTAGTATTATTTACATGGCTCATTCTTTATTTTTTGTCTCTTGTATCGCATGCAATTTACAAGGTTAACTTATGAAGGCAAGGTAGTAAAGATACTATGGACGGTTCAGTTAATTATCACAAGGATCTGGCTCTTCAAGGCGTACTATACATAAGAGCAGTAAAAATATTTGTTGGAGTTTGCTGATAATATTCCAGTGATGGATTTGTGATATGTTCTTATTGCGATATATAGCCTCTTCAAAATAAATCGTCTACTATGGGAACAATAATTTGCTCATTGTGTCATCGGTGTGGATTTCTTTAATTTTCCCTAGTATTTGGGTGAATTTGCTAAATAAGTATCGCAGCAAATGAACTCAACGTTTTGACATTTGAATATTCTGCAACTATTATTATCGCATATGTgccttttatatttaaatttggaACTTATTTAATAATCATGTTGACTCTTTGCGTACTCTTAATTCTTAACTCGTGTCTTGTAGGCTTTGTGATAGCTATTCACTTACAGTGTAGTATTGTCGAGTATAATAGCTTCTTTGTAATGTTCATATCGTTTcaatatattgattgttttttaagtaagaaaatttaatctcTACGGGATTTTTTGTGCGTGTATAAGATAGCTATTTTTTTCTGTTATCAGTGTAAGTTAGTTTGGAATTCAATTTTGATTGCAGTATAAATTTAtataacacacacacacacaatctATTGTGACCCCTAatatcagtaataaaaatatataactaTTATTATATTCTTTCACCAACACTTTAGGGGATtctagaattttattaataaagagattattttttttctatatatattcATATGAGTCGCTATGccatgtattttattttttaaaaatatatataattttaatatcaaaatcctaattaattttgtatttttaaagttaattacgtttcataattttattttggtGACGCAACTACCCCACTTGAGAATATATTTCGTCAAAGGCAATGCTTTTTTTACCTTAAAACGTAAGATTTATTTGAATTCTTTATTAAATCTAATTGAGCGACACTTTTGATCTTTAGCAACAAAATGGAACTAGTTGACAAAAACGACATGATACTTTATGGTTCAACTCTTAAAGAGAATTTCGCTTGCACAATCTTGAATTAACTATTTTATGctctttttttttccctccacGTATATTCTTATAGTGGTGAATTTATTATCTCATTGAATACAAACCACCGCGGGATCTTTGTCGTCATAGTTTTTAAACTCGtaattttttaatgaaaagtGCACCACCAATAAAACCCTCTGATTGTGAAATATACATACAAAGTTCATAttataaaattaactaaatatttaGTTAAAATGAATCCTCAATCTTTCCTTTTAGTTTATGTACACTTTAAGTAGCTAGGGGCTAATTTATAGtgggaaaaaaaaatccaaatacaTTTTTCTCCTTGTTTAcccatttttaaatattaatttatattgtaaaataTCTAGGAAATTAATATCGAGTGCCTACTATTTATTAAGAAAACTAATATTGAGATTAGTTAATTGAAATAGGGactgaattgaaataaaaaaaaatgtaattttctTTATGCAAATTTGCCTACTAAGTTAGAAAATTCACATAAGCTATcttattcaaatattttatcctaaattttagattGGATAGCTAAAAAATTTTTACAACAGGTaccctaaatttagatttttgatgaatagtgattctctaaatttagagaatgaaaCTTAtactctaaaaataaaataaaatttcttttcaatctTTCTCCTTCCATccatttttttcaatctttcatCTTTCActcatttcataaatataataataaaaaattgaagaaagagaagaaaataataaaaaattaaagataataaaaattttagaatagttgatgtagtgtgtagtaaaaaatgattattta includes these proteins:
- the LOC122039068 gene encoding putative disease resistance protein RGA1, producing the protein MGLEPLQKILHQHIVKKKFLLVLDDVWSDDKSIWEKFCALLKVGAHGSKIIVTTRGMKVSKMVSLAEPILLHGLDEDAFWQLFNECSFGTLNPEDYPGLEDIGRKIVRKLNGSPLAAKTIGRVLRSNICQQHWATVMESDIWKAKQDEDDIMPALQLSYQYLDENLKHCFAFCSLFPIDHKFDKTELVRMWMAEGFINEDKNTKSMEDVGSDYFLEFVNSSFFQESRYHYEFWDGFGIRIVMHDLIHDLAEMISTEETCRIENSRHTKPASTTRHLRVEKEKLPLEFSGYNKLRTLVLKLSLPDSSLFEILRSIRVLVVSWCGLLELSERIGKLIHLRYLDISYSKIKILPDLLCDLYNLQTLKAEYCYELESIPQELGKLVNLRHFDISNNFKIKILPDSLCDLYNLQTLKVNGCSELESIPQELGKLVNLRHIDADKKIWLMIKDVWRLTNLQELPTFSVREDDELKLGQLKDLTQLHGTLCIQNLENVVDGKEAQRAKLKSKVHLKELVLEWNLRLDGAKDAKLDEEVIEVLQPHESLKILTIRWYNGGRSPSWLMPKVLPNLEKLELENCMEWDDVLPFIGQRLHLIELRMTGMPALKRLSHEFEGKCFPKLQVLKLCKFKALREWSCTEGKDLFPCLRELCVIDCPKLKRLPPFPPSLEMLTIECCPRLILNSKTEDDEEGGRHLPPSLKELKNMQNFCPTACTTLLDWK